Proteins encoded within one genomic window of Callithrix jacchus isolate 240 chromosome 11, calJac240_pri, whole genome shotgun sequence:
- the SPMIP1 gene encoding protein SPMIP1 encodes MARQFNMDTVRQNFWKEEYMREKMLRCEWYRKYGSMVKAKQKAKAAARLPLKLPTLYPKAPLSPPPAPKSAPSKAPSPVPEAPFEAEMYPVPPAIRVLLYEGISHDFQGRYRYLNTRKLDMPETRYLFPITTNFTYGWQLGPPVKQELVSCKMCRTESFFRKNGAFALLDPRDLAL; translated from the exons ATGGCACGGCAGTTCAACATGGACACGGTGCGGCAGAACTTCTGGAAGGAGGAATATATGAGGGAAAAGATGTTGCGCTGTGAATGGTACCGCAAGTATGGGTCGATGGTGAAGGCCAAGCAGAAGGCTAAGGCTGCAGCCCGCCTGCCCCTCAAACTGCCCACCCTGTACCCCAAAGCCCCACTCTCACCCCCACCCGCCCCCAAGTCAGCCCCTTCCAAGGCACCCAGCCCTGTCCCAGAGGCTCCTTTTGAGGCAGAAATGTACCCGGTACCACCTGCCATCCGAGTCCTGCTGTATGAAGGCATCTCCCACGACTTCCAGGGGCGCTATCGCTACCTCAATACCCGAAAACTGGACATGCCAGAGACGAGATACCTCTTTCCCATCACCACCAACTTCACATATGGCTGGCAGCTGG GCCCCCCAGTGAAGCAAGAACTGGTCTCCTGCAAGATGTGCCGCACTGAGTCATTCTTCCGCAAGAACGGGGCCTTCGCACTACTGGATCCCCGGGACCTGGCCCTCTGA
- the ATP6V1F gene encoding V-type proton ATPase subunit F, protein MAGRGKLIAVIGDEDTVTGFLLGGIGELNKNRHPNFLVVEKDTTINEIEDTFRQFLHRDDIGIILINQYIAEMVRHALDAHQHSIPAVLEIPSKEHPYDAAKDSILRRARGMFTAEDLR, encoded by the exons ATGGCGGGGAGGGGGAAGCTCATCGCAGTGATCGGAGACGAGGACACGGTGACTGGTTTCCTGCTGGGCGGCATAGGAGAGCTTAACAAGAACCGCCACCCCAATTTCCTGGTGGTGGAGAAGGATACAACCATCAATGAGATCGAAGACACTTTCCG GCAGTTTCTACACCGGGACGACATTGGCATCATCCTCATCAACCAGTACATCGCAGAGATGGTGCGGCATGCCCTGGACGCCCACCAGCACTCCATCCCAGCTGTCCTGGAGATCCCCTCCAAGGAACACCCGTATGACGCCGCCAAGGACTCCATCCTACGCAGGGCCAGGGGCATGTTCACTGCTGAAGACCTTCGCTAG